The genomic region aaaagaatatattttatattaaatatatattataaatatattaatttatatgttgttttttataaatataattttatatagaattattgttatttttattttttaaaaaataaaataaactttttttttcttttttcttttttttttttttttttaaaggaGAAATTACTGATAATAAGAGATGTGctcttttttatttatttatttattttttttttttttttttgagataaaaagaaaaaattaaaaataaagaaaaacatacatattacatatatatatacatatatatttaacgcaaatataataaatttaataataaataatgtgCCTTCCtattatgaaatatataatatcatatgtataatatattataaatataataaaatacaatatataatacaataaatataatatatacataattataataaatattatatttataatattttatttttaatattcatgtatcttataaaataataaatatacttttttttattttctcaTTTGATATATGCATACAAaataggaaaaaaaaaaaaaaatatatatattcataatacataataaaataatataatataattatatatattatatatatatattatttcatattataaattatatatataataatatcaacaagataaaatattttatttttttttttttattaaatttttatatataataaaaaaaaaaaattattattataaaaaaatcttaaaaaaacaaaaaaaaacaaaaaaaaaaaatatttattgtaaaaaatataaaaaaaaaaaacaaaaaaatatcttaatttaaaaaaaaaacaaaaaaaaaggattgtatttatatatatatattatatatatatttatatattttaaagtttatatatttattatatgatatttatatattaatatattaattttcttGCATATGAAAatcagaaaaaaaaaaacaaaacagTAAATAATTCAGAAAAATAGAAATTATTAATgaaagatatatatatatatatatataatatatatatatatataattttttgtataaatgTTTATGGAAGTAAgaatatgtaaaaataaaagaaaaaaagaaaaaaacaattatatgtatacaataaaaaatatacgaaaatgttcatatatatgaaaattgaatatatattacatatttttattacccattatttttatattatttgtgtatatttttttgtattattatataaccactattatataaaaaaaaagtaaatttgtcacaaattatatatatatatatataatatatatggggatataatattaatttattcatgccttcatatattatatacatatatatatatatatatatatatataatatatatataattctttttcttttttaattttacaggtaataatattaattaagaaaataataaaaaaaacacaaaaaaggaaaaaaaaaaaaaaaagattgttttttttgaaaatataaaaaataacataaaaaaagtaaaaaagaaacttaaatattttgtgttaagttttttttttctttttttttttttttttttatgaatataatattatacatatatttgtcataagaatttttacatatatattatatttttgcATATACAAGAGGATATTTATAGgtatgaaaaataaaaatttataaaaaatttcatgtgttgaaataatataaaatattaaaagtgTGCGCTATTgtgttaatatattatatatatgtataatatatatatatttatatttttgtttagtacattatatatttatttatattatgtgtaACTATTTcaattaataaaagaatataatataaaaatgaactatatttatttttaagttttatcaaatatatatacatttaataaattatatcttgttatattatatatatatatatatatatatatatatacatttttttttttttttccctaTTTTTTAGAGAATTTGAAAATTTACAGATGGGTATTTATTTGCTTTTTCCTATTTATTTTTGAGAACATTTAATACTTATCGTTGTTTTAGATGTTCAATTTAAAAAGggaaattatattttaaatattcaatTGTGATTTGgtttcttttaaaatatatatatatatatatatatatatatatataataattaacaagtcacatataataattatttaattttttttttttttttttttttttgtatatataaaaatatatatatatatatatatatatatatttatatatttaaaataaattaaaaaaaaaaaaaaaaaaaaaaaaaaaaaaaaaaaaaaaNNNNNNNNNNNNNNNNNNNNNNNNNNNNNNNNNNNNNNNNNNNNNNNNNNNNNNNNNNNNNNNNNNNNNNNNNNNNNNNNNNNNNNNNNNNNNNNNNNNNNNNNNNNNNNNNNNNNNNNNNNNNNNNNNNNNNNNNNNNNNNNNNNNNNNNNNNNNNNNNNNNNNNNNNNNNNNNNNNNNNNNNNNNNNNNNNNNNNNNNNNNNNNNNNNNNNNNNNNNNNNNNNNNNNNNNNNNNNNNNNNNNNNNNNNNNNNNNNNNNNNNNNNNNNNNNNNNNNNNNNNNNNNNNNNNNNNNNNNNNNNNNNNNNNNNNNNNNNNNNNNNattatttatatatatatatatatatatatatatatatttatttatttattttaataaaattaaaaaaaaaaataaaaaaatgaaaaaaaaaaaaaaaaaaataaaaaaaaaaaaggaagcACGAAAcgaaaatataataaacagTCAAATAATCAAGctaacaaatatattaatacttaaggaaaaagaaaaagtacattatataataaataaaacaataaGAAGCAAGAGcaagaaaatatatcatatgtaaagataaaaatatatatatatatatatatatatatatatatatatatacatatatatatttaatatgcAAATGAGGAAGAAGAAAAGTCCTGAAACACTttgtaaaattaaatgtataaaaaagtaataacatattatacatGGATGAGAGAACGAAAATAGTTGACGTGTGGGCAAATAATTTAGAAGAGGAGTTTGAAAGAATACGAGATATTGTTGAAAAACATCCTTATGTTGCCATTGATACAGAATTTCCAGGTATAGTAGCACGGCCCACGGGAAATGTCTTAGATTATAATTATCAGACCATAAAATGTAATGTAGATTTATTAAAAGTTATTCAGTTAGGTGTTACCTTTTCCAATGGGAAAGGTGAGATGCCGAATGTTTCGACATGGCAATTTAATTTTAAGTTTGATTTAGATAGTGATATGTATGCACAAAATTCTATagattttttaaaattaagTGGAATAAATTTTGAAAAACATCAATCATTAGGTATAGAATTATTACACTTTGGAGAAGTTATTATGTCATCAGGTTTAGTTATGAATGAAGATGTAAAATGGATATCATTTCATGGTTGTTATGATTTTgcttatttattaaaaatattgacATGTTCAGCTTTACCTCACAATGAAGCAGCATTTTTTGAATTACTAAACGATTTTTTCCCATCATTATATGACatcaaatatttattattaaatttaaatatcAAACAATTAAGTAGAACTTTCTCCCTGCAAAAAATTAGTGAAATCTTAAGTGTTAAAAGAATAGGAAGACAACACCAAGCGGGTTCAGATTCATTAGTAACTTgtaaaacattttttaaattgaTGGAAATGTATTTTGATAACAAAattgatgataaaaaatattcgGGTATTATATATGGATTAGGTTCaacaattaaaaattataaccCTAAATTAGatgatcataataataataatagataTCACAACCATCacaataattataataatcacaactatgtaaaaaatagtaacaatagtaataataataataacaaatataataataataataataatagtaacaATAGTAACAATAGTAACAACAGTAGTAacagtaataataataatagtaacaataacaataataataatagtaacaataataatagtattaATAGTCATCATAGtcacaataataataataatatgcTCATGAATGCGCCAAATAATAATCCAATGAGTAATTATATTGATGCAAAAGAATATCATCCAACTGGTTTTAACAAAGACATTCCAAaattacataataaaaatgatgtGATGTTTCATATGTATGCAGATAACAATCAGAATAGCTATAATAACATTTCTTCAAATATCAATAATATACACGGTActaataattatataacaaatgCTATATATAGTAGTGATACAGTGAATAATTATGTCCTTAATAAATTTGTAAATAACTCACCACCTTCTCCATCTTCTTCCCTTTCATCACCACCACATCCACCTCATCTTCCACACCCACCacaattattaaataatacaggtaataaaaatgtgaGATTATCATTAAATACGAGTTCATATATGAATAGTAAAAGCACCGATCCAATTGGTATGAACAACcacaacaataataataatttaagtAGTTCCAGCAGAAGTTATATGACATCATACCCTAGTAGTGGTATTAAAAACAGCTTGGATACTTCAAAAATTATGGGacctatatataatgatattcCAAGAAATATAACAAGTAATTTGAATAGcgatttaaataatattgcCAACGAaaatatgatgaatataAGTGGTCTAACAAATGGTAATAATTTATCACCCACTTTAAGTGCAAATAATGGTATAATGAGTCCCAATTTGTCGAATGCAAATAATGGCTTATTGAATTTAAACAACACAAACTTAAACAATAGTATAAATAACAGTATAAATGGTTCTTTAATTTTGGGAGGGATGAATAATAATGGGCATACGAATAAtagtattaataataatcataataataatggtaatgctataaatatgaatataaatggTATGGGTATAATGAACAGTAGTATGAGTATCAGTGGGTTAAGTACTAATTTGAACatgaataatttatatggAGATATCAGAAATTTGGGTGGTAGCACATCGAATATAAACTTGAACAATATGAATAGTATGaatgaattaaataatcTAAAGAGCGGTAGTATAAGTAATATAAGTAGTTGTGATGAAAGTATGATAGgtttaaataaaaatatatattcaacAAACAATGGTCCTTTGATTGgaaatatgataaataataatgtatataatgcaaatataaattataataattacaatTATAATAGCATCAACACtaataatagtagtaataattcatttttaaatagTGTGAATTATAATACGGCTTATGCTCATGGAAATAATCCATCAATATCACCGGGgggaaataataatatgagtacaaataatttttattcaattcaaaataaatataacaattttGGTAAATATTCATCAAACCTTAATTATGTGAATCCATTATCACAAAGTATAAATGAAGTTAAGTCAATGGCTGGTGAAGATTATTGTGATATAGATAAAAGAAGTATAGATAATTTAGGTAGTAGTAAAAATTCATTTgcaaataataaaaatcttcttggaaaaataaataataataataataataataatattagtagtagtagtagtacATCTCAtcatattaattttaaaaataccatatcgaataataattcaaacataaacaataataatcttaatattaatagtaCTACTAGTGCTCATCCTATGAATAATCCAAACATGAATGATACGAACAATTTGAATATCAAGagaaatatgaaaaatgaaTCATTTATAAATGACCTGtcaacaaataaaaatgaattaaataatatgggAGATCATGTTGGTATGGAGAACTTAAATATGTTAGTacaaaatatgaatatcAAAAGagatgaaaaatataaagatgaaaaaatcaataacaataataatatgagtaaaaatatgatgttaaatttgaataataattcatcTATTTCAAATGTAAacaatttaaataatatgatgaATAGTAATAATGATTTAATGAAGAATAATAGTACAacatatatgaaaaatatcAATATGTCTATGtcaaatattaataatggAGTCACTAATACTGTTTTAAATACTGACTTAAAGGTACCTTCGAATTTGAATCAAAACGGTATAAATGTAACGAATTCGACAACATATATAACTGCTAATAGTcttgataataataataatttgaatagtggtaataatattaatgatcATGGGAATAATTCAGGTAAGGGTATAAATCATGCAAATCCAACCATTATAagtaatgataataaaattaatgtAGCTAGTCATAATAAAGGTAATACTTCTATAGATGGAAATTGGATTAATGGAccaataaataatacaaatacTAGTAATAAATATAGTGAAGGAAAAGATAAAGATGCTAATActgaagataataaaataggTTACAAAGCAAATGACAACAATAACAACAGTAGTAATAACAATAGGAATAATAATGGAAAAGTTCTAAGCAATAATAAAAACTCAAATAAAGGTAATAATAAGAACAgcaaaaataaaagtaagaataataatgacCCGAATAAGAAAGCATCGGGTGATAATTTAAACGAACCTGATTataaggaaaataatatgaataataataataataataataataataataacaacaataataacaataataacaataataacaataataataatagtaacaataataataacaataataataatagtaacaataatagtaacaataataataacaataataataatagtaacaacaataataacaataataataatagtaacaacaataataataatagtaacaataataataataatagtaacaataataataacaatagtaaccataataataacaataatagcaacaataataataataataattataatcataGTACCATAATTAGTAATAATGACAATGAAGATAATAGTAATCATACaactaataataatgaacaACAGGATAAggatgataaaaataataatatgaaaacTGAAGGTAATAATTCAAAATTTTCCAAGCAACATGGGAACATGAATATaagaaacaaaaataatgataaaaataattttttaaatagtAATAACCTTGTGAATTCTAATGTCGAAGATGTAAacaattttaataatataattaatcAAAGAAATCATTGTAATAAGAACtacataaattttataaaagagGACCAACAAGAAGTAGATCAAAAAGAATTACATGCATCAAATATATCCCATATGTTAAATGAAGACAATTCAAATGATATTAtggataaaaatatatcatataataatccctataataataatgctaattattacaaatcagataatataaaattatatagaggttttgaaaaaaatagttGTCATcaattaatattaaaaaacaGTTTCTCcaataatagtaatatgACGGAAAATGAAGGAATTATTATGCatgatatgaataaaatgaataatcCTAATAATGCTGATATACTATTGGGTAATGAAAATTTACTAGGTATTAAAAatttgaataattatatgaatccaaatgtacataataccgaaagaaataatgaactcaacaacaataatacCAATATgataacaaataaaaaaaatatgaacagttgtaataatgatatgttacataaacaaattaataattttaatattattaatataaataaagtacataataatatatccaattctttatttagtaataatatgagtaattataatgtattaagtgaaaatatgaacataaataataatagtaatacaaataatacaacaaataataattttatgaataaaaaaaatagcAAAGCAAatttaaatgtatttaATCAAAGCTTAATAAATAACTTAAATTTAAACctaaataatttttatcttAATAACGAAAATTCATTTAACAAAattaatatgaattatagtaatattaatagtaCCAGTTACTATTTTAATAAcaatgataataatatgaataatacCCAACATTATTACAGTTCATTTATACCTGAACATTTCGCTACAGATAAAATAGTTACTAAACAAAGTTCTGagaagaataataatattaataatactAGTACAATgtataaagaaaaaaaggaagaaCTGAATCTAAACtttaaggaaaaaaattttgCAGACAAAAACCTACCAACAGAAAAATACCCAGGCGCCGTATTGGAAACAgttgataataattttggATATCCAAATTATGAGTACAAAACTAAGGAccataaatatttttatgataacTAAAAAGGAGCaaatacaaaaaagaacaaaaaaaaaaaaaaaaaaaaaaaaaaaaagaactcacatataataatgtataaatatatatatatatatatatatatatttatatttatttatttatttaaataaaaaaagaaaaaaaaattgcATATACccccaaaaaaaaaaaaaatatatctattgACAGTTATGATAGACCcacaatatttttatgaattttATACCCATTTNNNNNNNNNNNNNNNNNNNNNNNNNNNNNNNNNNNNNNNNNNNNNNNNNNNNNNNNNNNNNNNNNNNNNNNNNNNNNNNNNNNNNNNNNNNNNNNNNNNNNNNNNNNNNNNNNNNNNNNNNNNNNNNNNNNNNNNNNNNNNNNNNNNNNNNNNNNNNNNNNNNNNNNNNNNNNNNNNNNNNNNNNNNNNNNNNNNNNNNNNNNNNNNNNNNNNNNNNNNNNNNNNNNNNNNNNNNNNNNNNNNNNNNNNNNNNNNNNNNNNNNNNNNNNNNNNNNNNNNNNNNNNNNNNNNNNNNNNNNNNNNNNNNNNNNNNNNNNNNNNNNNNNNNNNNNNNNNNNNNNNNNNNNNNNNNNNNNNNNNNNNNNNNNNNNNNNNNNNNNNNNNNNNNNNNNNNNNNNNNatatatatatatatatatatatatatatatatatgtaaaaatatttgtaattGTTGTAtgatatgtatatatatattttttattatttttctatacCTTCTTTTAATCCGTCTACGTcgatataaatgaaaattttaatataataaaattaatgtacatatatgtattatatatgcaatgttgtaataaatattaataaaatgtttataatattaattatatagtaggaaaaatatttacattatttttttttttttttgcatatatttggccatatattaaaaaaaaaaaaaaaaaatatttatatatatatacgtttatttatatataagaatatctattttttttttttttttttttaagtaaCGTTGGAAATTttaagatatataatatatacacattatatgcatatatttatatatataaatctatTTATGTgtcttttattaatttacatttaatatacaggatcaaaattataatatttttttttctttttaaagaaatgtataattaatctataaataaaatattatatgtatatataatataaattactTTACATTCCAAAccaaaaaatatgtatataaaatatatatatatatatatgtgataattttttaaattattcttttttatttttttaattctgTCATTTGTGGAAAGAAATAAGtgtatttatttcttttcttcattttctatatatgatttacatatatttttttacctTATATTTAAGTACATGAACATGAagattatattataatatacatttatatgcaaaataaaatcattctatatatatttaggacatattctttaaattttttttttttttttttaatgtttacatggtttttataatataatatatacatatatatatgtgtattgtatatattattaagtacgtaattaaaaatatatattattttttctattattaataactataaaaaattaaaaaataaaaataaaaataaaactaTTGAACtaatcatttttatatatatccaaaaaaaaagaagaaaaaaattatattttatatataaacaaattataaatacaataataaaattaaaggattacaaaatgtataaaaaagaaaagaacTACCTTTTACACATTggaaaattataatgaaaaataacAGAGAAATAAAGATATTCACATGTTAAAAAgattttgtttttatactatttttttatacattttcATAACGAGAAAGAAACAATCAATTCCTTTTATTTCATTCCTTTTTTGTCATGTAAGAAATTTAAGGCAATTAATTTActtttaattaaaaaagaaaaaaaaataagcaataatgaaatgataaaagaaaaagaaaaatattttttaaaatcaaggaaaataaaaaaatataataattttttttttttttaaatatattttttctaatataatatataaaatatatatatttttacattattggaacttatatatgaacatgtatatacttatatatatacatatatatattgtacatattatatatatatatatatatatatataaattatttccctttttttttcttttcttatttttccttttgtataattatatttatatatatataaatatatatatatattttatccataaataaatgaaacAAAAGTTTCgttaaattaatatttatgtattattaaatatatatatatatatatttatatatatatattataaaattatatatatataaaaatatattttattatattatattatattatattatattattttttttttttttcttcggaaataaatgaaaaaagtaaatatatatttactgtatataattataacatatattttataaatattagTTTAAGCTCATAATATAAGTACACAAAATATTGTAAAAaagttattatattatatatatatatatattattttttttttgtaatatttttaaattaacAGATTcagtatatattatctaacttgaaatatttctaaaattttttgaatatatgaatagaaaagagaaatatattataatatatatagttaaaataaatcatttttaaaaataccTGATCAAATTTGATATTTCTGTAttacatattaaataaaaatacagtgtacttttttctatttaaaaaaaaataataaaacaaaaaagaaatatatacactTATTGGTGgtacaatatataaatatatgtatgtacGCATGTATGTATCTATGTATTTGTGAACTTGTGCGTATATATTTTAGATTGTATCTAAATTAATATACAATTGTTAATACAATATTTTCTAAACTATAAAATTTTTCAGTATGaatgaaaatgataaattaaaaaatatattagaCCAAAAAGAAGAAACATTAATAGATACAAAAGTGGATGACAATcttatagaaaataatataaaggaatatgaaaatatatcaaaaaaaaattttgaaattcttaaatttttaaacaAAGATGAACTGATTCTATTAATTGATAAACTAAATAAAGAAGGAAATTTAAGTGCTATAATAGATCAAGAGATAAAACAGGATACATTGGATATTcttaaaaatgtaaaatgagggggaatatatatatatatatatatatatataatatgtgtGCTTATTAACATTATACATCTTATagaacaatatatatatatatatatatatataatggtGTATAGAAAAAAGTGTGATGTttgttattaatataaaatatacatatttatgtttttcttattttttttttagtttGAAAATGAACAATATGATACGATTGAGCTAGAAGATAAGGATGAGAAGGTTGAAAATGAGGAggaagaagaagaagaatGTTACTATATGAATATGTGCAAATACATTCCTTTAAGGCTGACCTATGAAGAAAGGTTATATTTACGATTATTAGAAAGTACATTAGAAGTAAGTGAGTATACTGAtaaaatagatata from Plasmodium reichenowi strain SY57 chromosome 8, whole genome shotgun sequence harbors:
- a CDS encoding CCR4-associated factor 1, encoding MDERTKIVDVWANNLEEEFERIRDIVEKHPYVAIDTEFPGIVARPTGNVLDYNYQTIKCNVDLLKVIQLGVTFSNGKGEMPNVSTWQFNFKFDLDSDMYAQNSIDFLKLSGINFEKHQSLGIELLHFGEVIMSSGLVMNEDVKWISFHGCYDFAYLLKILTCSALPHNEAAFFELLNDFFPSLYDIKYLLLNLNIKQLSRTFSLQKISEILSVKRIGRQHQAGSDSLVTCKTFFKLMEMYFDNKIDDKKYSGIIYGLGSTIKNYNPKLDDHNNNNRYHNHHNNYNNHNYVKNSNNSNNNNNKYNNNNNNSNNSNNSNNSSNSNNNNSNNNNNNNSNNNNSINSHHSHNNNNNMLMNAPNNNPMSNYIDAKEYHPTGFNKDIPKLHNKNDVMFHMYADNNQNSYNNISSNINNIHGTNNYITNAIYSSDTVNNYVLNKFVNNSPPSPSSSLSSPPHPPHLPHPPQLLNNTGNKNVRLSLNTSSYMNSKSTDPIGMNNHNNNNNLSSSSRSYMTSYPSSGIKNSLDTSKIMGPIYNDIPRNITSNLNSDLNNIANENMMNISGLTNGNNLSPTLSANNGIMSPNLSNANNGLLNLNNTNLNNSINNSINGSLILGGMNNNGHTNNSINNNHNNNGNAINMNINGMGIMNSSMSISGLSTNLNMNNLYGDIRNLGGSTSNINLNNMNSMNELNNLKSGSISNISSCDESMIGLNKNIYSTNNGPLIGNMINNNVYNANINYNNYNYNSINTNNSSNNSFLNSVNYNTAYAHGNNPSISPGGNNNMSTNNFYSIQNKYNNFGKYSSNLNYVNPLSQSINEVKSMAGEDYCDIDKRSIDNLGSSKNSFANNKNLLGKINNNNNNNNISSSSSTSHHINFKNTISNNNSNINNNNLNINSTTSAHPMNNPNMNDTNNLNIKRNMKNESFINDLSTNKNELNNMGDHVGMENLNMLVQNMNIKRDEKYKDEKINNNNNMSKNMMLNLNNNSSISNVNNLNNMMNSNNDLMKNNSTTYMKNINMSMSNINNGVTNTVLNTDLKVPSNLNQNGINVTNSTTYITANSLDNNNNLNSGNNINDHGNNSGKGINHANPTIISNDNKINVASHNKGNTSIDGNWINGPINNTNTSNKYSEGKDKDANTEDNKIGYKANDNNNNSSNNNRNNNGKVLSNNKNSNKGNNKNSKNKSKNNNDPNKKASGDNLNEPDYKENNMNNNNNNNNNNNNNNNNNNNNNNNNNSNNNNNNNNNSNNNSNNNNNNNNNSNNNNNNNNNSNNNNNNSNNNNNNSNNNNNNSNHNNNNNSNNNNNNNYNHSTIISNNDNEDNSNHTTNNNEQQDKDDKNNNMKTEGNNSKFSKQHGNMNIRNKNNDKNNFLNSNNLVNSNVEDVNNFNNIINQRNHCNKNYINFIKEDQQEVDQKELHASNISHMLNEDNSNDIMDKNISYNNPYNNNANYYKSDNIKLYRGFEKNSCHQLILKNSFSNNSNMTENEGIIMHDMNKMNNPNNADILLGNENLLGIKNLNNYMNPNVHNTERNNELNNNNTNMITNKKNMNSCNNDMLHKQINNFNIININKVHNNISNSLFSNNMSNYNVLSENMNINNNSNTNNTTNNNFMNKKNSKANLNVFNQSLINNLNLNLNNFYLNNENSFNKINMNYSNINSTSYYFNNNDNNMNNTQHYYSSFIPEHFATDKIVTKQSSEKNNNINNTSTMYKEKKEELNLNFKEKNFADKNLPTEKYPGAVLETVDNNFGYPNYEYKTKDHKYFYDN